In Streptomyces sp. TLI_146, the genomic stretch AAGGGCGGCATCGGCGAGTCGACACTGCGCCCGGACGGCACCCTCAAGGTCACCGGTGAGTTCGCGTACTCCTCGGACATGTGGCACGAGGACATGCTCTGGGGCCAGACCCTGCGCTCCACGGTCGCCCACGCCGAGATCAAGTCGATCGACATCTCCGAGGCCGTCGCGATGCCCGGCGTCTACGCCGTGCTGACCTACGACGACCTGCCGACCGACGTGAAGAACTACGGCCTGGAGATCCAGGACACCCCGGTTCTCGCCCACGGCAAGGTCCGCCACCACGGCGAGCCGGTGGCGCTGGTCGCCGCCGACCACCCGGAGACCGCCCGCCGCGCCGCGGCCAAGATCAAGATCGAGTACGTGGAGCTGCCGGTCATCACGGACGAGGCGTCCGCGACCGCCCCCGACGCGGTCCTGGTCCACGAGGGCCGCGACGACCACCACATCGGCCACGTCCCGCACCCCAACATCGTGCACCGCCAGCCGATCGTGCGCGGAAACGCCGACGAGGCCGCCAAGCGCGCCGACGTGATCGTCAAGGGCGAGTACACCTTCGGCATGCAGGACCAGGCCTTCCTCGGCCCCGAGTCCGGTCTCGCCGTGCCGTCCGAGGACGGCGGCGTCGAGCTGTACGTGGCCACCCAGTGGCTGCACTCGGACCTCAAGCAGATCGCCCCCGTCCTCGGCCTGCCCGAGGAGAAGGTCCGTATGACGCTCTCCGGCGTCGGCGGCGCGTTCGGCGGCCGCGAGGACATCTCGATGCAGATCCACGCCTGCCTCCTCGCGCTGCGCACCGGCAAGCCGGTCAAGATCGTCTACAACCGGTTCGAGTCGTTCTTCGGCCATGTGCACCGCCACCCGGCGAAGCTCTACTACGAGCACGGCGCCACCAAGGACGGCAAGCTCACGCACATGAAGTGCAAGATCGTCCTGGACGGCGGCGCCTACGCGTCGGCCTCCCCGGCGGTCGTCGGCAACGCCTCGTCCCTGAGCGTCGGCCCGTACGTCATCGACGACGTCGACATCGAGGCCATCGCGCTCTACAGCAACAACCCGCCCTGCGGCGCCATGCGCGGCTTCGGCGCGGTCCAGGCGTGCTTCGCGTACGAGGCGCAGATGGACAAGCTGGCGGCGAAGCTGGGCATGGACCCGGTCGAGTTCCGGCAGCTGAACGCGATGGAGCAGGGCACGATCATGCCGACCGGCCAGCCGGTCGACTCCCCGGCCCCGGTCGCCGAGCTCCTTCGCCGCGTCAAGGCCCGCCCGCTGCCGCCCGAGCAGCAGTGGGCGACCGCCGGCGAGCAGGCCGATGTGCGCGCGCTGCCCGGCGGTCTGTCCAACACCACGCACGGCGAGGGTGTCGTACGGGGTGTGGGCTACGCGGTCGGCATCAAGAACGTCGGCTTCTCCGAGGGCTTCGACGACTACTCCACGGCCAAGGTGCGGATGGAGGTCATCAACGGCGAGCCGGTCGCGACCGTGCACACCGCGATGGCGGAGGTCGGCCAGGGCGGTGTCACCGTCCACGCGCAGATCGCCCGCACCGAGCTCGGCGTCACCCAGGTGACCATCCACCCGGCCGACACCCAGGTCGGCTCGGCGGGTTCCACCTCCGCCTCGCGCCAGACGTACGTCACCGGCGGCGCGGTCAAGAACACCTGCGAGCACGTCCGCGAGGCCGTCCTGGAGATCGGCCGCCGCAAGTTCGGCTCGTACCACCCGGCCTGGGCGACGGCCGAACTCCTGCTGGAGGGCGGCAAGGTCGTCACCGACGGCGGCGAGGTCCTCGCGGACCTGGTCGACGTCCTGGAGGACGAGGCGGTCGAGCTGGAGCTGGAGTGGCGCCACCGGCCCACCGAGGCGTTCGACCTGCGCACCGGCCAGGGCAACGGCCACGTCCAGTACTCGTTCGCCGCGCACCGCGCGGTCGTCGAGGTGGACACCGAGCTCGGCCTCGTCAAGGTCGTCGAGCTCGCGGTCGCCCAGGACGTCGGCAAGGCGCTCAACCCGCTGTCCGTCGTCGGCCAGATCCAGGGTGGCACCACCCAGGGCCTGGGCGTGGCGGTCATGGAGGAGATCATCGTCGACCCGAAGACCGCGAAGGTGCGCAACCCCTCCTTCACGGACTACCTGATCCCCACCATCCTCGACACGCCGACCATCCCGGTCGACGTGCTCGAACTCGCCGACGAGCACGCCCCGTACGGGCTGCGCGGCATCGGCGAGGCCCCGACCCTGTCGTCCACCCCGGCCGTCCTCGCGGCGATCCGGAACGCGACGGGTCTGGAGCTGAACAGGACGCCGGTCCGCCCCGAGCACCTGACGGGAACCGAGTCGTCCTGACCCCCTGAACCCTCCGGGCGGTGCGTGCCACCCAGGAACGTCACACTTCCCAGCCGCCCGCACCGCCCGGAGCACAGAAGTACCGCACCGCTCGCGGTCCTTCACCACCGAATCACCGGCATCACCAGCACCACCAGGCAGTACCCATGAGCAGTACCCGAATGACCCAGCAGCATCCCCGTACCGCGGTACCGGAACCGGTACCCCCGCAGTACGCGGAAACGTTCGTCTCGGGCCGTCCCCCGGGTCGTGCAGCCCACGCACCATCCCAAATCCCGCAGCTTGTCTGACTGAGATCTCAAGTCTTATGCGGGTGCCCCTTTGAACCTTGGGAGTAGGCACCATGACCCAGCAGTCTGTGGAGCCCAGGACCACCGCCGAGGAGGCGGGCTCCGGCTCGCGCGTCCCCGCCGGAAGGTCCTGGCTCGACCGGTACTTTCACATAACGGACAGAGGATCCACGGTCGCGCAAGAGGTGCGCGGCGGCATCACCACCTTCATGGCGATGTGCTACATCCTCCTGCTCAACCCGCTGATCCTCTCGACGCCCGACGTCGACAAGCACACGCTGGGCCATGCGGGCCTGGTGACGGCCACCGCCCTCGCCGCCGCCGTCAGCACGCTGCTGATGGGCTTCATCGGCAAGGTCCCGCTCGCGCTCGCCGCCGGACTGAACGTCTCCGCGGCCCTGACCACCCAGGTGGTCCCCAACATGACCTGGCCGCAGGCCATGGGCATGTGCGTCATGTACGGCGTGGTCATCATGCTGCTGGTCGTCACCGGCCTCCGCGAGATGATCATGAACGCCATCCCGCTGCCCCTCAAGCACGCGATCACCATGGGCATCGGCATGTTCGTCGCCCTGCTCGGCCTGGTGAAGGCCGGATTCGTCGGCAAGGGTCAGGGCGGCCCCGTCACCCTCGGCGCCACGGGCGAGCTGGTCGGCTGGCCGGTCCTGTTCTTCTCCGTGACCCTGCTCCTGATCTTCGCCCTCCAGGCGCGCAACATCCCCGGCGCGATCCTGATCGGCATCGTGACCGGCACGGTCCTCTCGCTCGTCGTCACCAAGGTCGGCGGCCTGTCCGACAAGGACTGGGGCGGAGCCGCCCCCGGCCTCGACGGCAGCGCGGTCGCCAAGCCCGACTTCGGACTCTTCGGCGACGTCGAGTTCGGCGGCTGGGGCCAGATCGGCGCCATCAGCGTCGGCATGATCGTCTTCACCCTGGTGCTCGCCGGGTTCTTCGACGCGATGGCCACCATCATCGGCGTCGGCCAGGAGGCCAAGCTCGCCGACGACCAGGGCCGGATGCCGGGCCTGTCCAAGGCGCTGTTCATCGACGGCGCGGGCGGCGCGATCGGCGGCGTCTCCGGCGCCTCCGGCCAGACCGTCTTCATCGAGTCCGCGACCGGCGCCGGCGAGGGCGCGCGCACCGGCCTCTCCTCGGTCGTCACCGGTCTCTTCTTCGCGGCCTGCCTCTTCTTCACCCCGCTCACCCAGCTGGTCCCGGCCCAGGTGGCCGCGGCGGCGCTGGTCGTGATCGGCTCGATGATGATGAGCGCGGCCAAGCACGTGGACTGGAACGACCGCTCGGTGTCGATCCCGGTGTTCCTCACCGTGGTCCTGATGCCGTTCACGTACAACATCACCGCCGGAGTCGGCGCGGGCGTCATCGCCTACACCGTCATCAAGGCGTCGCAGGGCAAGTGGCGGGAGATCGGCGGGTTCATGTGGGCCCTGTCCGCCATCTTCCTCGTCTACTTCGCGCTCAGCCCCATCGAGAGCTGGCTGGGCGTCAAGTAGACAACGACCAGGGCGTACGACCGGACGCCCTCCACCCATCCGCTGGTTAAGGAGACCGAACATGCTGGACATCGCCGAAGAGCTCAACCGGTGGGTCGAGCAGGGCCGCACCTTCGCCGTCGCCACCGTGGTGGCCGTCGGCGGCAGCGCCCCGCGCCAGCCCGGCGCCGCCCTCGCGGTGGACTCCGACGGCACGGCGATCGGCTCCGTCTCCGGCGGATGTGTGGAGGGCGCGGTCTACGACCTGTGCCAACAGGCGCTGGAAGACGGCGAGCCCGTCCTCGAACGCTTCGGCTACAGCGACGAGGACGCGTTCGCGGTCGGCCTCACCTGCGGCGGCGTCATCGACATCCTGGTGACCCCGGTCCCCGTGGACTCGCCCGCCCGCGCGGTGTTCGCCGCGGCCCTGGCCACGGCGGCGCGCGGCGAGGCGGCGGCGCTCGCCCGGGTCACCGAGGGCCCCGCAGACCTGGTCGCCCGCCCGCTCCTGATCCACCCCGACGGTACGTACGAGGGCGCCCTCGGCGGCCACCCCGAGCTGGACCGGGCGGTGGCGGACGAGGCGCGGGCCATGCTGGACGCGGGCCGCACGGGCACGCTGACGCTCGGCGCCGACGGCCGGCTGTGCGGGCAGCCGCTCACGGTCCTGGTCGAGTCGAGCGTCCCGCCGCCCCGGATGATCGTCTTCGGCGCCATCGACTTCGCGTCGGCGCTGGTGCGGGTGGGGAAGTTCCTCGGCTACCGCGTCACGGTGTGCGACGCGCGGCCCGTGTTCGCCACGGCGACGCGGTTCCCGGACGCGGACGAGATCGTGGTGGAGTGGCCGCACCGGTACCTGGAGTCGACGGAGGTCGACTCGCGCACGGTGCTGTGCGTGCTGACCCACGACGCGAAGTTCGACGTCCCGCTCCTTGAGGCGGCGCTGCGGCTGCCGGTCGCGTACGTGGGCGCGATGGGGTCGCGCCGCACGCACGAGGACCGCAACGCGCGGCTGCGCGAGGTCGGCGTCACGGAGCTGGAGCTGGCGCGCCTGCGCTCGCCCATCGGCCTCGACCTGGGCGCGCGCACCCCGGAGGAGACGGCGCTGTCGATCGCTGCGGAGATCGTGGCGAACCGGCGGGGCGGGACGGGCGCGTCCCTGACCGGCGCGCACACCCCGATCCACCATGACGGGCCGGAGGCGCCGGTGGGGCGGATAGGTTCTGTGGCGTAGTTTCCCCCACCCCGCCCCTTCCCTGAAGCCCTCGGCCGGGCGGCTCGGTTCGTCGTCTGCGGGCCGCCCCCAACTGGTCGCGCAGTTCCCCGCGCCCCTACAGGGGCGCCCCGAAGGGGCGCATTTAAAGGGCGCGGGGAACTGCGCGACCAGCCCAGCACGGTCCGCAGACGAAAGAGGCGGGGTGCAGGGGCCGCAGGCCCCGCAAAGGGGGTCCGGGGGCGTAGCCTCCGGGAAAACCCACCCACCCTCACCTCCACCCACCCCCGGAGGGTTCAGGGAAGGGGCGGGGAGGGGCTCGAAGCCTCTGGGGACGCGAGCGCATCCCCCACCCCCGTCCGCGCGTACAGCACCACCCTGCCCGCCCGGGCCCGGCTCACCAGGCCCGTTCGGTGCAGTACGGACAGGTGGTGCGAGACGGCGCTCGGGGTGACGGACAGGCGGCGGGCCAGTTCCGTCGTGGACGCCGGGCCGTCCAGGGACAGCAGCAGCGCCGCCTTGGGCGCGCCCACCAGTGACGCCAGAGCGCCCGGCGGCCGCGGCGGACGCGCCTCCCACAGTGTCCCCACCCCCCGCGCCGGATACGCGATCGTCGGCGGCTCGGCGGGCCCCACCGGACTGATCGCGTGCTGCGCGAACAGCGTCGGCACCAGCCAGAACCCCCGCCCGTCCACCGCCGCCCCCAGATGCAGATCGCGGTGCACGAACAGCGTCAGCTCCCCGCCCCGCCACACCGCCGTCGGATCCAGCGACGTGAGCAGCGCCGCCGCCCCCTCGCGCGCCAGCAGCCGCGCCCGCCACACCATGTCCGCCTCCAGGACGGCCCGCATCCGCGGCCAGTGCGGCGCTATCGCCAGCTCCCAGTAGGCCTCCACCACGTCGGCGACGGCGTCCCGCAACCCCGTTGCGTCCACGGCCAGTTCGGCCAGGCGCGGCGGCAGCTCACGGCCCGCGTACGCCGCCCGTACGTCCGACAGCGCCTTCGACGGCGGCGTCGCCCGCACCCGCCGCAGCTCGTCCGCCACCTCCGGCAGCGGCGAGTCGGGGCGCGGCGTGATGAAGTCCGGGATCCAGCCGCTGCCGCGCACCGTCAGCTCCCCGAGCAGGCTCCGGTCGAACCCGGACGCGGCCTCCAGCGCCGCCCGGGTGTGCCGCACCCACGGCAGGTGCAGCGCGTACTTGTCGGCGCGTTGCAGCGCCCACAGGCTGGTCGCGGTCTCCAGGAGCGGCGAGCAGGCGAAGCGCATGTCGGCGAGGTCGTCGACGCCGAGTCGGTAGCTGAGCATTGAGCCCCAGCCTAAATGTCTGTCGGTGCGCGGCGAAAGGCCGTTGGCTGGGGGCATGTCCTCCACCTCCTCCGGGGTGGCAGCCCTGCTGCCACCCCGCGGCCCGCTGCGCGCGTACGCCCTCACCACCCTCGTCGACTGGATCGGCAACGGCCTCTTCCACACCGGCGCCGCCCTCTTCTTCACCCGGGTCGTCGGGCTCGGCGCCACCCAGGTCGGCCTCGGCCTGACCATCGCCGCCCTGCTCGGACCCGCCGTCGCCGTCCCGGCCGGGCGGCTGGGGGACCGGTTCGGCCACCGCCGGGTCTATCTGGCCACCGTGGTCGTACGGGCCGTCGCCTTCGCCGGATACCTGCTCGTCGACGGCTTCGCCGCCTTCCTCGCCGTCGTCTGCGCGATCGCCCTGGCCGAGAGCGCGTCCCGGCCGGTGCGCGGTGCCTACCTCGCCCGCATCGCGGACGACTCGGCGCTGGTCGCGGTCAGCGCGTACACCCGGGTGATGCTCAACATCGGCTTCTCGCTGGGCAGTCTGGGCGCGGGCGCCGCCCTGGCCGCCGACTCCCGTACCGCCTACGCGGCCCTCGTCCTGGGCAACTGCCTCTCATACGCGATCGTCGCCGCCATCGTGCTCCGGATGCCGGACGACGGCCCGAGCACGGCACCGGAGGCCGCCGACCGGCGCGTCAATCGCCGGGGCGCCCTGCGCGACCGCCGCTTCCTCGCCCTCGCCGCGCTCTCCGGACTGCTCTACATCAACGCCGACATCCTCAACCTCGGCCTCCCGCTGTGGATTTCGTCCCGTACGCACGCGCCCACCTGGACGGTCGCGGTGCTGATGCTGCTCAACACCGCGCTGGTGATCCTGCTCCAGGTGCGGGCCGCGCGCGGCAGCGAGACCGTCGCCGGGGCGGCGGTCGCGGGCCGACGCGCGGGCTGGGCGCTGTTCGCTGCCTGCGCGGTGACGGCCACCACGGCCGCGCTGCCGCCGGCGCCCGCCGTGCTGGTGCTCGCGGTCGGTGTGGCCCTGCTGACGGCGGGCGAGCTGCTCTCCTCGGCCAGCGGCTGGGGCATCTCGTACGGCCTCGCCGACCCGCACCGCCAAGGCGAGTTCCTCGGTGCCTGGAGCCTCGGCTCCGACCTGGCGAGGGCGGGCGGTCCGCTCCTGGTCGCGGCCCTGGTCACGCACGGGGGAGCGGCGGGCTGGCTGCTGCTCGGCACGCTGTTCCTGGCCGCGGGGACCGTCACCGTGCCGCTCGCCGGGCGCGGGGCCGTCGACCGCCGCGAGGAGACGGTGGGTTCACCCGGCTGAGCCGCCCGATAAATACGGATGACTGTCCGATTCGGCCGGGTTAGTGTCGAGGAATGGATCAGCTGCGCTTCCGCGACGTTCCCGAAGCCCATGTCGACCGCGCCCTCGACCTCGGATACCTCGTCTTCCACGAACGGCCCGAGGACGAGGAGATCCGCAAGTACCACCGCGAGGCACTCCTCGACTGCGACCGGGTGGGTGCCTACGACGGTGACGTGCTCGTCGGCTTCCTCGCCGCCTTCCGGTTCACGATCTCCGTCCCCGGCGGTGAACTCCCCTGCCCCGGGCTCACGTTCGTGTCCGTGGCCCCCACCCACCGCCGCCGGGGCGTCCTTTCCGGCATGATGGCCGAGCTCTTCCGCCGCGCCGCCCGCGAGGGGCGGCCGGTGGCCGCGCTCTGGGCCTCCGAGGCGGCCATCTACGGCCGCTTCGGCTTCGGCGCGGCCACCCACGGCGCCACCGTGGAGATCGACTCCGGCCGTCCGCTCGCCCTGCGCGTCGCCCCCGACGAGCGCCCGCTGCGGCTGGTCGACCCGTCGGACGCCCCCGCGCTCCTCGGGCCGTACTACGACGCGACCCGCGCCCGCACACCCGGCCGCATCGCCCGCGACGCGGTCCGCTGGCGCAAGGAGTGGCTGGCCGACAAGGACCAGGAGGACGACGAGCTGAGCCCGCCGAGGATCGTCGCCCTCGGCGCACCGGACGAGCCGCTCGGCGGGTACGCGGTGTACCGCACCAAGGGCGGCGACGACGACGCCGGTTCGCCGGGCCTGGTCCGCGTCGACGAGCTGGAGGCCGACACCCCGGCGGGCGCGGCCGCGCTCTGGCGGTATCTCGCCGCGATCGACCTGACCGGGCGGGTCCGCTACTGGGGCGGCGCCCCGGACGACCCGCTGCACCACTTCGCGGCCGACCGCGACCAGGTCCGCGTCACCCAGACGTTCCCGGCGCTGTGGCTGCGCCTGCTCGATGTGCGCGCCGCGCTCACCGCGCGCTCCTGGGCGGCCCCGGCGGACCTGGTCGTGGAGGTGCGCGACGAACGCGTACCGGCCAATGCGGGCCGCTTCCGGCTGACGGTCGCGCCGGGAGCGGACGCCGGCCCGGACCCGGCGTCGTACACCGCCTCGTACGAACCGACGGACGCCCGGCCCGACCTGGCCCTGGACGTGCGTGACCTCGGCGCCTGCTACCTCGGCGGCACCGATCCGCGCCACCTCGTGGCGGCGGGCCTGATCACCGAGCACACCCCGGGCGCGGGGGCGGCCCTGGGCGCGGCGCTGCGCACGGACCGGCTCCCGCACACCGTCGACGAGTTCTGACCCGCCGCGCCCCGCCTAGGGCCTGTCGTCAAAATCCCGTCTGCCCCGCGACGCCTGGCACGCACTCTCGCCGCACCGGGTGAAAGCCCCCGTACAACCAGTACGAGGACTTCCACCCGGCACGCCGAGAGCACGCACCAGACGCCGCAGGGCCGCCCTCCGGGCGACGACGGGATTTTGACGACAGGACCTAGTCCGACTCGGGCGGGGTGTCGGAGGTCGGCGAATACGGCTTGATGTCGAGCACCGGCGTGCCGTTGACCAGGTCCACGCCGTCGAAGTGGAGCACATTGCCCTTCACCTCGCGCACCCGCACCAGGCTCAGGCCGATGCGGTTGTGCCGGTTGGGTGTTCGGGTGGCGTAGACGCCGGTCGTGCGGCCGCTGCCCTCCCAGCCGCGCGGCACCACCTGGAGGGGCGCGGTCTCCTCCTCGGTCTGGTCGTGCAGCCAGGTCAGCAGCCATGCGTACCAGCCCTCGGCGATGCCGTCGAGGCCTCCCGCATAGGGCTCGTAGAGCACGACGTGGCCCTGGTCCCCGTAGGCCAGCGTCGCCTGCGGCGGCGTCTCCTGGGGGCGGGCGTAATCCGTCACGACATAGCCGATCGGCGACAGCGGCACGACCGCGTCGGCGCCGAGAGGGGCGGGCGGGTGGGACACCTCGTATCTCCTCGCACTGGGGAACTACGTCAACCAAGCAGAACGACGGCGCAAGGTGAACGACACCCCGCGCCGCCCCGGCGCGCAACGCCTCAAACACGCCGGTTGTGCGCCAACTTGAGAGACAGATGCCTGACAATCAATACCGCTGACAATATAGTGGGCAGCCGGGAGGTACGGCCCGAGTCGACGGGCCGGTCCGAGGAGGCAGCCCCGTGAGACTGAGTCCGCCGTTACCCGAACCGCCGGGCATAGCCGCCGCCGTGCTCTGGCTCCCGTCCCGCCGTCTGGACACCGCACGGGCGGTGGCGGACGGGCGGCTCGACCAGGAGACCGCCGACCGGCTCGGCTACAGAGCGCTGAGCGAGAGTCCCGACCGGGCGGCCCCCGAGATGGCCGTGCTCGCCGCCCAGAAGGCGCTCGCCGACGCGGGCTGGTCCGGCGACGACCTCGCCCTGGTCGTCCACTCCTGGATCTACCACCAGGGCCATGACTTCTGGTCCGCCCCGCACTACGTGGCCCACGGCATCGGCGCCCGCCACGCCACCCCGATCGGGGTGCAGCAGACCTCCAACGGGGGCGTCGCCGCCCTGGAGGCGGCCGCCGCCCGCCTCGCCCTGGACCCCACCGTCAACCGGTGCCTGGTGACCACCGCCGACCGGTTCGTGGAGCCCGGCTTCGACCGCTGGTCCGGCGACATCGACGTGGCCTACGGGGACGCGGCCACCGCGCTCCTCCTCGACCGCGACGCGGGCCCCTACCGGCTGCTCGCCATCGCGTCCGTGAGCGTCCCCGAGTACGAGGTGCTCTACCGGGGCGACGACGCCTTCACCCCGGCGCCGCGCAGCGCGTACGGCACGATCAGCGCCCGGCGCACCAAGCTGGCCTTCCGGGCGGGCGGCGGCTGGCCCAAGTTCGTCGCGGTGCTGCGCCGGTCCGTGCAGCGCGTGGTGCTCGACGCCATCGCGGACGCCGGACTCACCCCGGCCGACCCCCGGCTGCGCTATCTCGTCCTGCCCCGCCTCAGTACGGGCGCGCTCAGCCAGTTCTACGGGCCGTCCGTCCACGAACTCGCCCTGCCCCACACGGAGTTGCTCGATCTGGGCCGCGACACCGGGCACCTCGGCGCCGGGGACCCCGTGGCCAACCTCGCCACCCTCCAGGCGGACGACCGGCTCGCGCCGGGCGAGGTGGCGCTGTTCCTGAGCGCGGGCAACGGCTTCACCTGGTCCTGCGTCGCGATATCCCACGAATAGGGCGCCGGGTGTCACACCCGGGCGCCGGGAAACGTCTTTCCGGTGCGGCGTCCCCGTACGGCTGTCCCGCACACCCCCCACGACATCTGCCGCATGAAGCCATGAAGCCATGAACCCCATGAAGACATGAAGAGGTGCAGTCCCATGACAGAGCGCAACGAAGCCCTGGTCATCGGCGCCGGTGTGGCCGGACTGACCACGGCGGTGTGTCTGGCCGAGCGCGGCTTCACGGTCCGGGTCCTCGCCGAGCGCCCGCCGCGCGAGACCACCTCGGCCGTGGCCGGGGCGATCATCGGCGGCCCGGCGATCGCCGACGAGACCGAGGCGGAGGCCAAGTTCGCGCCGACCGCGATCACCCGGCCCTGGCACCAGGCGAGCCTGGCCGAGTTCACCGCGCTGGCCAAGCAGCCGGACAGCGGCGTCCGGCTGACCCGTGGCCGCCTGGTCAACCGGCAGGCCGCGGGCGGCCACGAGTGGGCCGCCCACCTGCCCGGGTACGCGCCCTGCGGCGAGGAGGAGAGCGGCGGGTTCCCGGTGGCGTTCCGGGTCGATCTGCCGATCGTGGACATGCCCGTGTACCTGGAGTACCTGGCCTCCCGGGTCACCGCCGCCGGGGGCAGCGTCGAGACCGGCGTGGTGGACTCTCTGGAGGCGGCGGCCGCCGAGGCGCCGCTCGTCGTCAACTGCACCGGGGTGGGCGCGCGCGCCCTGGCCGACGACCCGAAGGTCTTCCCGGTGCGCGGCCAGCACGTGATCGTGGAGAACCCGGGGATCGACGAGTTCTTCTTCGAGCAGAATCCCGGCCCGAACTCGACGAGCTACTTCCCGCACGGCCGCCGTCTGGTGTGCGGCGGCACCGCCGAGCGCGAGGTGTGGAGCATGGAGCCGGACCCGGCCCGGACGGAGGAGATCCTGGCGCGCTGCATCGCCGTGGAGCCCCGGATAGCCGGGGCCGCCGTCACCGGTGTCGAGGTCGGCCTGCGGGCCTCACGGCCGCAGACCCGCCTGGAAGTGGAGCCGGTCGGTTCTGCGCGGGTGATACACAACTACGGCCACGGCGGTATCGCGGTCGGCCTGTCCTGGGGCTGCGCCCAGGACGTCCTGCGCCTCGCGCTCGGCGGCGCCACCGCCG encodes the following:
- a CDS encoding 3-oxoacyl-[acyl-carrier-protein] synthase III C-terminal domain-containing protein, whose translation is MRLSPPLPEPPGIAAAVLWLPSRRLDTARAVADGRLDQETADRLGYRALSESPDRAAPEMAVLAAQKALADAGWSGDDLALVVHSWIYHQGHDFWSAPHYVAHGIGARHATPIGVQQTSNGGVAALEAAAARLALDPTVNRCLVTTADRFVEPGFDRWSGDIDVAYGDAATALLLDRDAGPYRLLAIASVSVPEYEVLYRGDDAFTPAPRSAYGTISARRTKLAFRAGGGWPKFVAVLRRSVQRVVLDAIADAGLTPADPRLRYLVLPRLSTGALSQFYGPSVHELALPHTELLDLGRDTGHLGAGDPVANLATLQADDRLAPGEVALFLSAGNGFTWSCVAISHE
- a CDS encoding FAD-dependent oxidoreductase, coding for MTERNEALVIGAGVAGLTTAVCLAERGFTVRVLAERPPRETTSAVAGAIIGGPAIADETEAEAKFAPTAITRPWHQASLAEFTALAKQPDSGVRLTRGRLVNRQAAGGHEWAAHLPGYAPCGEEESGGFPVAFRVDLPIVDMPVYLEYLASRVTAAGGSVETGVVDSLEAAAAEAPLVVNCTGVGARALADDPKVFPVRGQHVIVENPGIDEFFFEQNPGPNSTSYFPHGRRLVCGGTAEREVWSMEPDPARTEEILARCIAVEPRIAGAAVTGVEVGLRASRPQTRLEVEPVGSARVIHNYGHGGIAVGLSWGCAQDVLRLALGGATAEVVS